One Thermoanaerobacter pseudethanolicus ATCC 33223 DNA window includes the following coding sequences:
- a CDS encoding biotin-dependent carboxyltransferase family protein, with the protein MECFRVLSQGLFTTIQDIGRFGYESQGIPTSGAMDEFALRIANILVGNDENAPCLEITLMGPTLEVLSDVMIAVTGAEIQPLVNGFPRPCWSSFPVQKGDIVSFGPIKSGFRAYLAVAGGFKGNLIMNSVSTYTRGKLGGIKGRRIEKDDILISGVSQSGLDARKVRDEYIPSYSSEEEIRIILGPQDDYFDEEAIKVFLSSTYVITKDSDRMGYRLEGPEIKAKERHDIITDGLLPGAIQIPGNGKPIIILKDAQTTGGYTKIATVISVDLSKLAQLKPGDKVRFRAVDLFEAHKILVETENKIKEIKETLKVLKYFKVKVNDRYYDVGVEPL; encoded by the coding sequence ATGGAGTGCTTTAGAGTATTAAGTCAGGGTCTTTTTACAACTATTCAAGATATAGGTAGATTTGGATATGAAAGTCAAGGGATACCTACATCGGGAGCAATGGATGAATTTGCTTTAAGAATTGCTAATATATTGGTGGGAAACGATGAAAATGCTCCATGTCTGGAAATAACATTGATGGGACCTACTCTTGAGGTCCTAAGTGATGTTATGATCGCAGTAACCGGGGCTGAGATTCAACCTCTAGTGAATGGTTTTCCACGACCCTGTTGGTCTTCATTTCCTGTACAGAAGGGCGATATTGTATCCTTTGGACCAATAAAGTCGGGGTTCCGAGCATATCTTGCAGTAGCTGGAGGATTTAAAGGAAACTTGATAATGAATAGTGTTTCTACTTACACTAGAGGGAAGTTAGGGGGTATAAAAGGAAGACGTATTGAAAAGGATGATATCCTCATAAGTGGGGTTTCTCAGTCAGGGTTAGATGCAAGGAAGGTCCGAGATGAATATATACCTTCTTATTCTAGTGAAGAAGAAATAAGAATAATATTGGGACCTCAAGATGACTATTTTGATGAAGAAGCTATAAAAGTTTTTTTGAGTTCTACGTACGTAATTACAAAAGATTCTGATAGAATGGGTTACAGGCTTGAAGGACCTGAAATTAAAGCTAAGGAAAGGCATGATATAATTACGGATGGGCTTTTACCGGGGGCTATTCAAATACCTGGGAATGGAAAACCAATTATAATATTAAAAGATGCCCAGACTACAGGCGGCTATACAAAAATAGCGACAGTTATTTCAGTTGATTTGTCAAAGCTTGCTCAATTAAAACCAGGAGACAAAGTAAGGTTTAGAGCTGTTGACCTTTTTGAGGCGCATAAAATTCTTGTAGAAACTGAAAACAAAATCAAGGAGATTAAGGAAACTTTGAAAGTCTTAAAATATTTTAAGGTAAAAGTAAATGATAGATATTATGATGTTGGTGTTGAACCCCTTTGA
- a CDS encoding putative hydro-lyase has protein sequence MPEKINYENLKPSEARQLIREGVLTGPTAGIALGYTQANLVMLPKELAYDFLLFAFRNPKPCPILDVTDVGSPEPKGVAKGADLRTDIPKYRIYKKGVLEAEVNDIRDYWRDDFVAFLLGCSFTFEKALLENDIPVRHIEEGKNVPMYITNIETRPAGIFHGYMVVSMRPIPQNLVVRAVQVTSRFPSVHGAPVHIGDPKAIGIASLDKPDFGDPVEIKAGEVPVFWACGVTPQAVAMKSKPEIMITHSPGHMFITDLKDEMLAC, from the coding sequence ATGCCGGAAAAAATAAATTATGAAAATCTCAAACCTTCGGAAGCAAGACAGCTGATTAGAGAAGGTGTTTTAACAGGGCCTACTGCTGGTATCGCTTTGGGATATACCCAGGCTAATCTTGTAATGCTTCCCAAAGAACTTGCTTATGATTTTCTTCTATTTGCTTTTAGAAATCCAAAACCTTGTCCTATTCTCGATGTAACTGACGTAGGAAGTCCAGAACCAAAAGGAGTTGCAAAAGGAGCGGATCTGCGAACCGATATTCCCAAATACAGAATTTATAAAAAAGGTGTACTAGAAGCAGAAGTTAATGATATAAGAGATTACTGGCGCGATGATTTCGTAGCTTTTCTTTTGGGCTGTAGCTTTACGTTTGAAAAAGCTCTTCTAGAGAATGATATTCCTGTAAGACATATTGAAGAAGGTAAAAATGTCCCTATGTATATTACCAATATAGAAACAAGGCCAGCAGGAATTTTTCATGGCTATATGGTGGTCAGTATGAGACCAATTCCTCAGAACCTTGTAGTAAGAGCTGTTCAGGTAACTTCGAGATTCCCATCAGTTCACGGCGCTCCTGTTCATATAGGGGATCCTAAAGCTATAGGTATAGCTTCTCTTGATAAGCCGGATTTTGGCGATCCTGTTGAGATAAAAGCAGGAGAAGTACCTGTTTTTTGGGCATGTGGAGTAACGCCACAAGCGGTGGCAATGAAATCAAAACCTGAAATTATGATAACTCATTCACCGGGACATATGTTTATTACAGATTTAAAAGATGAAATGTTAGCATGTTAA
- a CDS encoding histidine phosphatase family protein: MTTRLYIARHGQSEWNLHNKMQGVQDIDLTPTGLKQAELLASRLKNEKIDCIYSSDLKRAYITAQIIAKEFGLEVQKIPEFREMSFGIWEGLTAEEINELYKEIYTLWKMNPVKANIEKGETLEEVQKRMLKKTLEIVKENDGKSVLIVSHGTSIKALILGLLGIDLSFYPRFRLDNTSLNIVDVKEDGKTVLVLFNDTCHLRRDEKII; encoded by the coding sequence ATGACTACACGACTATATATAGCACGTCACGGGCAATCAGAGTGGAATTTACACAATAAAATGCAAGGTGTGCAGGATATTGATTTGACACCTACAGGTTTAAAACAGGCTGAACTACTGGCAAGTCGATTAAAAAATGAGAAAATAGATTGTATATATTCAAGTGATTTAAAAAGAGCGTATATAACTGCACAAATAATTGCAAAAGAATTTGGATTAGAAGTTCAAAAAATTCCTGAGTTTAGAGAAATGTCCTTTGGTATATGGGAAGGGCTTACAGCGGAAGAAATCAATGAATTGTATAAAGAAATATATACATTATGGAAAATGAATCCTGTTAAAGCTAATATAGAAAAAGGAGAGACTTTAGAAGAAGTTCAAAAGAGAATGCTAAAAAAGACATTGGAGATAGTTAAAGAGAATGATGGCAAAAGTGTATTGATTGTTTCTCATGGGACTTCTATAAAAGCACTGATTTTGGGGCTTTTAGGAATTGACTTAAGTTTTTATCCTAGATTTAGACTTGATAATACTTCTCTTAATATAGTAGATGTTAAGGAAGATGGTAAAACTGTTCTGGTGCTATTTAACGATACTTGTCATTTAAGGAGAGATGAAAAAATAATATGA
- a CDS encoding NAD(P)/FAD-dependent oxidoreductase, which yields MKKVFVVGGGPAGMMAALSAAMMGKEVSIYERNNILGKKLLVTGNGRCNITNFADKEEFFENIPGNSKFLYSAFSKFSNKDLIEFLNKNGLKTKIERGLRVFPVSDKSIEVRDFFVNMLKKYGVKINYNCRVSDVIVENKHVKGISVDESALNCDSVILATGGVSYPTTGSTGDGYEIAKKLGHTIIEPFPSLVPIVTYENVRELMGLTLKNVKVSAFFGEKLIREEFGEMLFTHFGLSGPAILTLSRFLHDYLGKGEVVIKIDLKPGLNIEKLEERVLRDFNKYQNKNLKNALEDLLPHSLILYVIKRANIDPDKKVREITKNERKKLVNSLKNLTFKVKDLRPIREAIVTGGGVSIKEINPSTMESKIIKGLFFAGEIIDVDGFTGGFNLQIAFSTGYVAGINA from the coding sequence ATGAAAAAAGTATTTGTAGTAGGCGGCGGCCCAGCAGGAATGATGGCAGCTTTATCAGCAGCTATGATGGGAAAAGAAGTAAGTATATATGAGAGGAATAACATTTTAGGTAAAAAATTATTAGTTACAGGTAATGGAAGGTGTAATATTACTAATTTTGCTGACAAAGAAGAATTTTTCGAGAATATTCCAGGAAATAGTAAATTTTTATATAGCGCTTTTAGCAAGTTTTCTAATAAGGATTTAATAGAGTTTTTAAATAAAAATGGGCTTAAAACTAAAATAGAAAGAGGTTTAAGGGTTTTTCCGGTTTCAGATAAATCAATAGAAGTGAGAGATTTTTTTGTGAATATGCTTAAAAAATATGGAGTAAAGATAAATTATAACTGCAGAGTAAGTGATGTGATAGTGGAAAATAAACACGTAAAGGGCATAAGTGTTGATGAGAGTGCTTTAAACTGCGATAGTGTAATATTAGCAACAGGAGGAGTGTCATATCCTACGACTGGCTCTACTGGTGATGGGTATGAAATTGCTAAGAAATTGGGGCACACAATTATAGAGCCATTTCCTTCCTTAGTGCCGATTGTTACATATGAAAATGTAAGAGAATTGATGGGACTCACTCTTAAAAATGTCAAAGTTTCTGCTTTTTTTGGAGAGAAATTAATAAGAGAAGAGTTTGGAGAAATGCTTTTTACCCATTTTGGGTTGTCAGGCCCTGCAATACTCACCTTAAGCAGGTTTTTACATGACTACTTAGGTAAGGGAGAAGTAGTAATAAAAATTGACTTAAAGCCGGGACTTAATATTGAAAAGCTGGAGGAAAGAGTATTAAGAGATTTTAATAAGTACCAAAATAAAAATCTGAAAAATGCCTTGGAAGATTTATTGCCTCATTCATTAATCCTATATGTTATAAAAAGGGCGAATATAGACCCTGATAAAAAAGTTAGGGAAATAACCAAAAATGAAAGAAAAAAATTGGTCAATAGCTTAAAAAATCTTACTTTTAAGGTAAAAGACCTAAGGCCTATAAGAGAAGCTATTGTTACAGGTGGTGGAGTAAGTATAAAAGAAATAAATCCCTCTACAATGGAGTCTAAAATAATAAAAGGCTTATTTTTTGCAGGTGAAATTATAGATGTGGATGGATTTACCGGTGGATTCAACTTGCAAATTGCCTTTTCTACAGGCTATGTGGCAGGAATTAATGCATAA
- the aroH gene encoding chorismate mutase, which yields MKVIRGAITSKNTKEDILKDTTILIEEIIKANELEKKNIISIFFSATCDLDAVYPAEAVRNMGMTSIPMMCLQEMEVKGSLSHCIRVAVFTNLSEDKEVKHVYLKEAKKLRPDLV from the coding sequence ATAAAAGTCATAAGAGGTGCTATAACTTCCAAAAATACAAAAGAAGATATTTTAAAGGATACTACTATTCTCATTGAAGAAATTATTAAAGCAAATGAATTAGAAAAGAAAAATATCATTTCTATTTTTTTTAGCGCAACTTGTGATTTAGATGCGGTTTACCCTGCCGAAGCAGTTAGGAATATGGGTATGACCTCAATACCTATGATGTGCCTACAAGAAATGGAGGTAAAAGGCAGTCTCAGCCATTGCATAAGAGTTGCGGTTTTTACAAATTTAAGTGAAGATAAAGAGGTTAAACACGTTTATTTGAAAGAAGCAAAAAAACTGCGTCCAGACTTAGTTTGA
- the cmk gene encoding (d)CMP kinase → MTVKIAIDGPAGAGKSTVAKKLAKLLNYTYIDTGAMYRAITYKAIQEKVNLIEENKIADIAQSADIILEGEKIFLDGKDISEEIRKPGVSEKVSLVSKIPKVREILVQKQRKIAEGKNVVMDGRDIGTVVLPDAQFKFFLTASLEERAKRRYRELKTKNVNVSYYEVLKEIENRDTIDSQRDTSPLKIAEDSIVIDTTYLSEEEVVEKLYNIIKEGLKGEI, encoded by the coding sequence TTGACTGTAAAAATAGCAATAGATGGGCCGGCGGGGGCTGGCAAGAGCACTGTTGCAAAAAAATTAGCTAAACTTTTAAATTATACCTACATTGATACAGGTGCTATGTATAGAGCTATTACATATAAAGCCATACAAGAGAAAGTGAATCTTATAGAAGAAAACAAAATAGCTGATATTGCGCAAAGTGCTGATATTATCTTAGAAGGAGAAAAAATTTTTTTAGATGGAAAAGACATTTCTGAAGAAATAAGAAAACCAGGAGTTTCTGAAAAAGTATCTTTGGTATCTAAAATACCTAAAGTTAGAGAAATTTTAGTACAAAAACAAAGGAAAATTGCTGAAGGTAAAAATGTAGTAATGGATGGGAGAGATATAGGTACGGTTGTGCTGCCTGATGCACAGTTTAAGTTTTTTTTGACCGCTTCTTTAGAAGAAAGGGCAAAACGGCGTTATAGAGAACTTAAAACTAAAAATGTAAATGTAAGTTATTACGAGGTGTTAAAAGAAATAGAAAATCGTGACACCATAGATTCACAGAGAGATACATCTCCTCTAAAAATTGCTGAAGATTCTATTGTCATTGATACTACGTATCTTTCAGAAGAAGAAGTTGTAGAAAAACTGTACAATATCATAAAGGAAGGATTAAAAGGGGAAATTTAA
- a CDS encoding lysophospholipid acyltransferase family protein: protein MFYYIAKVIVRTIIKVIFRIEIRGLENIPKKGPVIICSNHISLLDPPVIGALLNRRIYFMAKEELFKNPFLRLLLGTGLGAFPVKRGTADLSAIKTALTYLKKGRAIGIFPEGTRSKTGQLQKAEPGVAMLAIKGNAPVVPIGIKGRYRLFSKIIINIGKPISFVKYANSKLSSKQLSVIGEEIMQEIAKLL from the coding sequence ATGTTTTATTATATTGCTAAAGTTATTGTACGGACAATCATAAAAGTGATATTTAGAATAGAAATACGAGGACTTGAAAATATCCCTAAAAAAGGTCCGGTAATCATATGTTCTAACCATATAAGTCTTTTAGATCCTCCTGTCATAGGAGCCCTTTTAAATAGGCGAATATACTTTATGGCAAAAGAAGAGCTTTTTAAAAATCCTTTTTTAAGGCTTCTTTTAGGGACAGGCTTAGGGGCTTTTCCCGTTAAAAGAGGTACTGCTGATTTATCAGCTATTAAAACTGCTTTAACTTACTTAAAAAAAGGAAGAGCAATTGGAATTTTTCCTGAAGGTACAAGAAGTAAAACTGGTCAGCTTCAAAAGGCTGAGCCAGGAGTTGCTATGTTGGCAATTAAGGGGAATGCCCCAGTAGTGCCTATAGGAATTAAAGGGAGATATCGTCTTTTTTCTAAGATTATTATAAATATCGGTAAACCAATAAGTTTTGTAAAATATGCAAATTCTAAACTTTCCTCTAAGCAACTTTCTGTTATTGGGGAAGAAATAATGCAGGAAATTGCAAAATTGCTGTAG
- a CDS encoding 4-hydroxy-3-methylbut-2-enyl diphosphate reductase, which produces MKILIAEYAGFCFGVKRAIETAYQEIEKGDGKKIYTLGEIIHNPQVISDLSKKGVNVIEEEELDKLTEGDKLIIRSHGVSKKLYDFLAKKGVEVIDVTCPFVKKVQNIVYEYYHKGYSIIIVGDRNHPEVIGVNGWCDDTAYVVNSIEEAYELPQLEKACAVAQTTLIEKHWKDILEVIKLKVKDLIFFNTICDATQKRQDAADELSKKVDVMFVIGGKHSSNTQKLKKICEKNCKNTFHIEDAEELTLEMVKDHEIIGVTAGASTPDYVIEDVIKKIRFLKGEDGDE; this is translated from the coding sequence ATGAAAATATTGATTGCTGAGTATGCAGGTTTCTGCTTTGGAGTAAAAAGAGCTATTGAAACTGCATATCAGGAAATTGAAAAAGGTGATGGAAAGAAAATATATACTTTAGGTGAAATTATTCATAATCCACAAGTTATATCGGACTTATCGAAAAAAGGGGTTAATGTTATTGAAGAAGAAGAGCTGGATAAATTAACTGAGGGCGATAAATTAATTATCCGAAGTCATGGGGTGTCTAAAAAATTATACGATTTTCTCGCTAAAAAAGGAGTTGAAGTCATAGATGTTACCTGCCCATTTGTAAAAAAGGTACAAAATATAGTTTATGAGTACTACCACAAGGGCTACTCTATTATCATTGTAGGAGATAGAAATCATCCAGAAGTAATAGGAGTAAACGGATGGTGTGATGACACTGCTTATGTGGTAAATTCAATTGAAGAAGCTTATGAATTACCTCAATTAGAAAAGGCATGTGCAGTTGCTCAAACTACTCTCATTGAAAAGCATTGGAAAGATATTTTAGAAGTAATAAAGCTAAAAGTTAAAGACCTTATTTTTTTTAATACTATATGTGATGCTACACAAAAAAGACAAGATGCTGCTGATGAGCTTTCAAAAAAGGTAGATGTAATGTTTGTAATTGGGGGAAAACATAGCTCTAATACTCAAAAACTAAAAAAGATATGTGAAAAAAATTGTAAAAACACTTTTCATATAGAAGATGCAGAGGAATTGACTCTTGAGATGGTAAAAGACCATGAGATTATAGGAGTAACAGCAGGAGCTTCAACCCCCGATTATGTGATAGAGGACGTGATAAAAAAAATTAGATTTTTAAAAGGGGAAGATGGGGATGAGTGA
- a CDS encoding 30S ribosomal protein S1: MGMSDFLEGYTFKTLRPGDIVKGKVIKVSDEGIIANIDYKSDAFVPKNELSLNPNFDVKKTFNVEDELNLYIISVENDEGNVLASKVMADDKLSREKIEKAYKNEEIIEGEVIEVVKGGVIAYSLGAKVFIPASQLELHYVDKLNEYLGKTLRLRIIEYIPGKKIVGSQKEVLKLEREKVKKALLSNLKEGDIVEGKVKNIIDKGAFVDIGGFDGFIPLSEISWERIKNPREVLGIGDKVSVYILNVDEKKEKITLSLRKVLPDPWENAETKYHEGDVLKGTVTNITPFGVFVQLEPGIEGLIHKNDLENSIKTYKINDTIKVEILNINQQDKKINLKEVPLEEEDIPEIEHQELRITLGEIFNKNF, from the coding sequence ATGGGGATGAGTGATTTTTTAGAAGGTTATACTTTTAAGACGTTGCGACCTGGAGACATTGTCAAGGGAAAAGTGATAAAAGTTTCTGATGAGGGGATTATTGCAAATATTGACTATAAATCAGATGCTTTTGTGCCTAAAAATGAACTTTCTTTAAATCCTAATTTTGATGTAAAAAAGACCTTCAATGTTGAGGATGAGTTAAATTTATATATAATAAGTGTGGAAAATGATGAAGGAAACGTATTAGCCTCTAAAGTTATGGCTGATGATAAACTGAGCAGAGAAAAAATTGAAAAAGCCTATAAAAATGAAGAGATAATTGAAGGAGAAGTTATTGAGGTTGTAAAAGGCGGAGTGATTGCCTACTCATTAGGAGCTAAGGTTTTTATTCCTGCTTCTCAACTGGAATTACATTATGTCGATAAATTAAATGAATATTTAGGTAAAACTTTGCGGCTTCGAATAATTGAGTATATTCCCGGCAAGAAGATTGTTGGATCTCAAAAAGAAGTACTGAAACTAGAAAGAGAAAAAGTTAAAAAAGCGCTTTTATCTAATTTGAAAGAAGGAGACATAGTAGAAGGAAAAGTAAAAAACATAATAGATAAGGGAGCTTTTGTAGACATAGGAGGTTTTGATGGTTTTATCCCTCTAAGTGAAATTAGCTGGGAAAGAATTAAAAATCCGCGAGAAGTATTGGGAATTGGAGATAAAGTCTCGGTTTATATATTAAATGTGGATGAAAAAAAAGAAAAAATTACTTTGAGCCTGAGAAAAGTATTGCCAGATCCGTGGGAGAATGCAGAAACAAAATATCACGAAGGAGACGTGCTAAAGGGAACTGTTACTAATATTACGCCTTTTGGAGTATTTGTACAGCTAGAACCAGGGATAGAAGGATTGATTCATAAAAATGATTTAGAAAATAGTATCAAAACATACAAAATAAATGATACTATAAAAGTAGAAATATTGAATATAAACCAACAAGATAAAAAAATAAATCTTAAAGAAGTGCCTCTTGAAGAAGAAGATATTCCAGAAATAGAGCATCAAGAGCTTAGAATCACCTTAGGAGAAATATTTAATAAAAATTTTTAA